The Chryseobacterium turcicum nucleotide sequence TATAATCTTCTGAAAATGTTGGTTATACCTGTTTCAGAAATCCCAGAATCTGTTTTTAGAATTACAAAATCAAATATTTCAAAATTTGAGTCTATTGATAGAGTTAAGATGCCTTTGAAATTCCAAAAAGCACTTACAGATTTTGCAAAGTCGTTCACTGCCCTTCAGGAAAATGGTATTATACGAAGCCGTAGAATCGTTGGTGATATAGGGGAATTTTATGCATGTAAAAAATTAGACTTAATAATTAGTGAGAATCAAACGGAAAAAGGCATAGATGCACGACATCCAAATGGATTGACGTTCGAGGTCAAGACAAGATGGGTATACGAAAGTGATCGCCGGATTTCAGAAGTCAGAAGATTAAATAATTTAGTCGGCAAAACTGCCGATTATCTAATAGTGGTTACCCTCGACAGATGTTTTGAATGCTCAGGAATGTGGATCATACCAATGAAAAATATCGCAAACCCTAAGTCCGCTAGTCTGAAAATTATAAATAGCACACCAGGCGTCAAAAATATTATCCCAAGCAAGATTTCCTGGTTACAGAACAGGGAATCTTTTCAGGGTTTCGACACAGTTATAAGTAAAAGGCAAACCAACAAAACTATTGCGAAAAGAAGGCCAAGGCCTGTAAAGCCCAAGCAAGTACCTCTTCCACTTATACCTGTTGAAGAAAACAACGAAATAAGTATTGAACAAATCATCATTGCGGCTGTTTTAATTGCTTTAGGCTTACTAGTAGCAGTAATAATTTGAGTGCCAAGTTATAATAACATGTATAATTACCAAAATGGCTCAACGTAACTTCTTAATCCGTTCTGTAATATTGTAAATTATAAATCCTTTTTTTTAATTTATTTGTGTCGCTACTTCCAGGTATCTGCAAAAGGGATTTGCAAGTTTCATCTGGTTGGGCGAATGACATTCGGGTTCAAAAAGCCGTGGGCTGCCTACTAAAACAAACAGTGCTCGTGCTCTTGAAACAGCGACATTAAATCGGTTTGGGCTATATAAAAAATCCATGCCCCTTGGCGCGTCCTCTGGCGTAGAACTGGCCATACTGTAAATGATGATGGGCGACTCCTGACCTTGGAATTTGTCTACGGTTCCTATTTCATAATTGGGCAACCTATTCTGGAGCTCAAAAACATTGTTATTATATGGGGTGATAATCTTTATATCTTTTGCCACTACTTGGTGTTTTTGTTTTTTTGCATCGATATAGAAAACATCGCCTTTAGTTAAATCTTCAACAATTTTCTCAATGCAGTCTATTTCTTCCTCTGAACTATTACTGTTGCCTTCGTGCTCCACTGATGTGTATATGAGACCTGATCCACTATAAATAGTGTTACCAGCTATTTGTTGATATTCCAACCCATCTTTTGCCGTTAATCTGGACTCATAAAACATTTCCGAATCAAACGCACAAATGGAAGGATGCATTCTCCAGGTCGTCTCCAAAAAGATACCACGGGTTGCTGCGATGGTCTTTTTCCCTTCAAGCAGATGTTCTAATGCAGATACATCGGTTCCATCTGGATGAACACCTTTTATGGGTTGTTTCAGCTGCTGATGATCGCCAAGGAAAATTACATTTTTAGCAGCATGTGAAACAACAATAGTTTCGAGAAGAGAATATTGCCCAGCTTCATCAATAAATAGGTAATCAAGGGTGTCTTTAAAATCATCTTTGCACCACATAAAACTAGTTCCAGCAATGATTTGATAATTTGGGAGGGCTCCAACAACATCACCTGTACTTTTTGGTGTGTCCCAAAAAGAAATAGTTTCATCTTTGGAAGAACCTTTATAAAGAACTTTAATTGGGAAACGTTCTTCATCAGCCACTTCCTTTACTTTATTCATAAGGTTAATAATTACCTTATGGCTCAATGCAGTAATGCCTATCTTTTTCCCTTCTTTTAAGAGATTTACAATCATGTGACTGGCTGTAAAACTTTTTCCGGCACCGGGTGGACCTTGTATAGGTAAGTAACTACGATTTAATTGAGACGCCCAGTTTTTGCTTTTTTCCACTAAATCATCCGTATCAATAACATCTTCAATAAGCCTCGAATCAGTATTTAACAAGATGTCTCTCGAAACTCTATAGTCATCTAATGGACTGTCGAACCCATTTTCAAAAATCCATTCTGCAAAAGTGATAATATTGTCTTCTTTGTCTTTTGTAATAAAATTTTCATATTTGATTAATCTTTCAGGATGTATTTCCTGAAGTGTCTTACCTTTTTTGAGTTTTAGTCTGCTATTTTTTACATCAAGTTCATAAACCTCAATCAATTTATCAGCTACTGGATCTTTTAGTTTCTCGCCTTCTTTTAAATCCATTTCTTGTGGGGGAAAAATATAGGTATCTCCAATACTTCTGTCGATCGGAACTCTTTCTCCAGTATAGGTTAAACCCCCAATAGCAGCCTTTTCATCAAGTAGTTCATCAAGTTCTAAATCTTTCAGTCGGTAATATTCCCACCAAAAGGAGTTTTTTTCACGACGGTACCAATCAAGAAAATGAGCTAAAATATATCTTGCCTGCTGTTCCTTTGTTCGTTCAGTGTAATCTACTGGGACATTTTCTAGAAGAGCATCATAAATAGGTTTAATTCTTTCTAAGTGTGCAGTAATATGTTCAGGTTCCTCTACTTCACTTGGAATTGGTCTTTCAATTTCTTCACCGATCTCGACTAATTTTTGTCTTTCTTCTTCCAACCAATTATGCAAATTTTTTGTAGAAAAGCAATCATCTTCGTTGTATTGTCGGACAGTATTGGTCATATCCGCAGTAATTTCTTCTATTTTGTTTGATTCAAGTAGAAACTCCAAATCAGCTTTAATTCCTGAAACAACTCTTAAATCTATTTCTCTCACAAAACCATGATATGCTTCAAGATCTTTCAAAGAATATCTTTCTATTCCTGCTCTAATGCTCTGTTTTAAAATACGGTGTAAATCGACAAATTTTTGAGTTCGTAGGAGAATATCAATTTCATTTTCCTTAACGGCATATTTCCCCATCATTCTTTTTAATGCAGCACTTTCGTAAGGTGCGAAATGGTAGATATGGAGATCAGGATATTGTTCTTTTTTATCAAAAACGAAATCAATAAATTGTATCAACGCATCCTTTTCTTCTTCCATATTATGTACCCAAATGTGGAAATATTGATCTTGAAATACCCAACCGAACAAATATTCTAATCCTGTTGGTTCCACAAGTGGATCTCCTTCAAAATCTAAATAAATATCTCCTTTGCTCGGTTTTGGAAGAGTAAAAAATCCAGTATTAGGCTTTTTTTCTAAAATTTCATATACAGGTTGTTGAATGATTCTGCTTTCCTTCTGAATCCTTGCCTGTTCTCGAAGCTTGGTGAAAGTCTCCTTGAATCCCTTTTTTGGTTTAAAAGGGATCGGAAGTGTCATTTCTGCCATTTCATCCAGGGTATGAATACCTTGTGATTTCACCTCTTTTATTTGTGAACTGCCCATCCCCGCAATGAAGCTCAGATGGTCATCATTTCTTCTTATTTTGTTGCAATGTTCCCACCAGTCGCAAATATCACAATGAGAGCAAGGTTCAGGGTACGTTTCAAGTGGGACCTGAGTCGCGGCATTTAATCTCTTTTTTATTAATCTCAAATAGGAGATATAATCATTAACTCTGTATTCAAGTTCTTCATCGGGATTCTTAACATACATATACTCAGGCAGTCTGCCCTGAATCTCCCCAATAATTTCTGAATACAATGCAATCTGCAAAATAGTTCCTGCTCTGGTATTACTTGAAAGTTTAGTGTCAATAACTTCGTAAGACCAATCACCTAGATTACTCGGAGCCTCAACTTTTCTTAGAAAATCTGCCCATCCCTGCCATTTTTGTGTACTCAGCCTCGCTTGGTAAATAAAATCATAGCCAGATTTCATCGCGGCTACCGTTTGTTTATAGGCAACGGCAAGATCTTTATCTACTTTGAAGACAGTTTTTCCACCATTTTCATATTCTGAAAGAATCGCCTGTTCAAATTCCTCACCACGTTCCCTTAATAGAATTAAGGACCTGTTGCTGGTAAATGATTTTTCCAGTACACCTGTTACAGCGTGATGATTAAGATTTGTTAAATGCTTGCAGTGGATATGATTGGCCAGATCAGATGCAGAAAATATGATTTCCCCTTTTTCTTTTCTCATGTATGGTGTAATTGATTTCGATTCATCATTAATTTGCAACTCTAAATATAGCGTATTTAACTGCAATCCCGAATAGAAATTTTCCTCTATGTGATATCCGCATCTACTGTAACCACCGTTCTGTCACAGCAAATAACATACTTGCAATTATAGTCAATCAGCCACTTTATAAAACCACTGCCTGACGTCCTGAGCCTCACTCCCAAGCTGAAATAGTATTCAAAGTCTTATTATCCCAAACCTTAATTTT carries:
- a CDS encoding DUF6998 domain-containing protein; translated protein: MYTKNQFQLLKDFADKNDALFDLGITTTDSFTGEIGEFIACQHFKLHKSGRSNKAVDGIAPNGERYQIKSKVVSTSSFSHTISNLQPDLFDKLVLVYFDIHYNLLKMLVIPVSEIPESVFRITKSNISKFESIDRVKMPLKFQKALTDFAKSFTALQENGIIRSRRIVGDIGEFYACKKLDLIISENQTEKGIDARHPNGLTFEVKTRWVYESDRRISEVRRLNNLVGKTADYLIVVTLDRCFECSGMWIIPMKNIANPKSASLKIINSTPGVKNIIPSKISWLQNRESFQGFDTVISKRQTNKTIAKRRPRPVKPKQVPLPLIPVEENNEISIEQIIIAAVLIALGLLVAVII
- a CDS encoding TM0106 family RecB-like putative nuclease, with the translated sequence MRKEKGEIIFSASDLANHIHCKHLTNLNHHAVTGVLEKSFTSNRSLILLRERGEEFEQAILSEYENGGKTVFKVDKDLAVAYKQTVAAMKSGYDFIYQARLSTQKWQGWADFLRKVEAPSNLGDWSYEVIDTKLSSNTRAGTILQIALYSEIIGEIQGRLPEYMYVKNPDEELEYRVNDYISYLRLIKKRLNAATQVPLETYPEPCSHCDICDWWEHCNKIRRNDDHLSFIAGMGSSQIKEVKSQGIHTLDEMAEMTLPIPFKPKKGFKETFTKLREQARIQKESRIIQQPVYEILEKKPNTGFFTLPKPSKGDIYLDFEGDPLVEPTGLEYLFGWVFQDQYFHIWVHNMEEEKDALIQFIDFVFDKKEQYPDLHIYHFAPYESAALKRMMGKYAVKENEIDILLRTQKFVDLHRILKQSIRAGIERYSLKDLEAYHGFVREIDLRVVSGIKADLEFLLESNKIEEITADMTNTVRQYNEDDCFSTKNLHNWLEEERQKLVEIGEEIERPIPSEVEEPEHITAHLERIKPIYDALLENVPVDYTERTKEQQARYILAHFLDWYRREKNSFWWEYYRLKDLELDELLDEKAAIGGLTYTGERVPIDRSIGDTYIFPPQEMDLKEGEKLKDPVADKLIEVYELDVKNSRLKLKKGKTLQEIHPERLIKYENFITKDKEDNIITFAEWIFENGFDSPLDDYRVSRDILLNTDSRLIEDVIDTDDLVEKSKNWASQLNRSYLPIQGPPGAGKSFTASHMIVNLLKEGKKIGITALSHKVIINLMNKVKEVADEERFPIKVLYKGSSKDETISFWDTPKSTGDVVGALPNYQIIAGTSFMWCKDDFKDTLDYLFIDEAGQYSLLETIVVSHAAKNVIFLGDHQQLKQPIKGVHPDGTDVSALEHLLEGKKTIAATRGIFLETTWRMHPSICAFDSEMFYESRLTAKDGLEYQQIAGNTIYSGSGLIYTSVEHEGNSNSSEEEIDCIEKIVEDLTKGDVFYIDAKKQKHQVVAKDIKIITPYNNNVFELQNRLPNYEIGTVDKFQGQESPIIIYSMASSTPEDAPRGMDFLYSPNRFNVAVSRARALFVLVGSPRLFEPECHSPNQMKLANPFCRYLEVATQIN